Part of the Pieris brassicae chromosome 11, ilPieBrab1.1, whole genome shotgun sequence genome, TTCGACGGATTTGAATTACTACGGATTTTTTGAAATTCACTGTACATGTGTAATTGTACACACACTAACACAAAGATACAACGTAAGTGCCCGTGTTGTTAAGTTGCCTACACAGCAATGCACGTCGGTTTAATTTTATGGTCAGCGATCACGGCAGCAATACTAATAGGGCTTCGCTGACCACAGCACTGGTCACATGCATCGATAAGTCGCTGTTCTTTTCCCCTTTCTTCGTTACGATAAAGGCTAGAAGCAGGTCGAATCTTTTTTCAAACCAATAGGCAAGCTAAACGCTTACGCGAACAAATAGCACATTTGATATTAGAGGCAGGCAAGGCACACAAGGCAGAGTCACTCGTCGCACCCATTAATATCCCATCAAAGCGATTCAAATTAGTTAACACCGATGCAACGGGTCGTTCCGCCGGAAATGGTTCCCAAAACCACGTGCATCTCATTCTCTCTACAAAATAGAGCGACGAATCCTTTGAAAATTGGAGTGGCCGTTTCGGGCAATAACCGAGTGATACGGTAAATGTGTCGTCGGCTGAATTCGGCGCTGCTGGTCGCTCTGGGCCATTTCCGCCGGAAACGATGCTTACATTGACAACGTGGTAATAATGTCTGTAATTGAAGCAGTGTGTAGTTTGTTCGCTCGCTCGGAAGGGTGATCGGGGTGTAGTCGAGAGTGATAATTAGGTGCGAGCAATTCATTATTGTTACGCAGATTCACTGCTTTTAACTACTGAAGAATCAAAACTATAtactcatttgtttttataactataaatatatatatatatatattcacaatatatataaatatatatatatatataaatatatatatatatatatatatatatatatatatatatatatatatattgtgaatATAACAgacacaataaaaattaaattgcttgtAACATATTCTATCACCCGAAGATATGATAACGACATATCTAATCGCTTCAAGACGCTTAAAAGTTTggatttgatattaaatatttgcaaCATTACACAATACATTCTTATTTCGTTCGAGTGGAAACTTCTTAAGTAGCTTAGGTGTTCAGGAGCCAGTTAATATGAGGTCGAAACTGCAAAAGATTACCCAAATTCCCTGAATCTCCCAACATACTGAATGCCTGTAGGCCACGGGTTCGAAGCCCGAGGGCATTAACTTGCAGATGCCAAGTCGTTGACATACGGTCTCCAACCTACAGATTGGTGTTTCAGGCTTCAAGTAATTTGCGCGCACGCAAGTTTGCGTGCCGATTGGCCCTTCTGCGTCGCGTGGTGGGCAATCGATTTCTTCATGCATGAATTCATTAGTCAAATATTTTCGGCCAATATGGCACGAGATTTATGGAACTTTAGCAATCTCGACTTCAAGATCGTCATGCATTGCGTAAGTATTAGGCAAGTTTGGAAGCTCTCAATGGTGAGTCAGGTCGTTTGGAATCCTTCCAGAAAGGACTTCTTGTAAACTTTTTCGTTTAATTTAAGAGTACCGTCCCGTCCCTTtagtcatattaataataatctgtTTAATAAtctgttaatttatattaataatctgTTTCTAACAATAGGATACTTTTTgctaaaaaattaactttataaagaaataaacttGTTATCAAAATATGTCACCAAATATGACACTTTTTGTCTAAGTAAATTGAAAACGATGgcttgtaaaatatttcttaatctgACAAACTCCTAAAGACAAGATGTCTAAAAGGTTTACCAAGCAAAGTATCGACTGGGCCCAACTTCAAAAGCTAGTACCGCCAGATGAAAAGGGAAAATTTCTAGCATTTAAGGCAAAGGCAGATGCTTATCTCCGACGGTATCTATATCCTTGGTCATCGTAGAaagtatcataaaataaaataattgttcgtTCGTTTTAGTCTGTTGACGAGTGCTGGACGTAGGCCTCTCCTTTAAATTTCCAGTAGACCGTCCAACGTTTCGCCGACTGGTCCTCGGCCTCCATTCTAGGATTTTCTTGTCCCGTCGGGCAATGTGCCCTGCTCTTGTCAGACATACGTCCTTTTTTCTATGTCGGTGACTTTAGTTCTTTTACGGATCTCTTCATTTCTAATTCGATCGCGTAGAGAAGCACCGAGCATTGAGGAAGCGAAATTCGCTAAAAGACATTCTTTTTTATATCCATGTCCATTTCGAGACCTACTTGTTTTGAGACTCTCTGAAGGTAGACGAGCCTTCTTTTGTGATGATAACGATATCATCCGCGAATCGGAGGTGAGATGTAATCGCCATTGAATTTAAGGTCTTTCGTCGTTCCAAAGAATTTTAcgaatagtatatattatttacataagctACATTTAATGTTTAGGGTGAACGCGAATCCCCCTGAGCTACCTAAAATAGACTGGAAAAAGTATCAGTCCCTGGTGCCAGTAGCTGGAATGGTAGAGAAGTTTCAGAAAGAGTACGAGGCTTATAAGGTGCCTTATCCTGAAGATAAACTTTCAGCTACTATTGACGAGCAATGGAAATCGCTGGAACCGCAGATCAAGGCATATTGTGACGAAAGAGAACATGATATAAAGGAGTAAGTAACAATAATGTTAAGGGCCAAATTAAATTGGTTTTAAATACGGTGATATATAGATGGTGTGTTTTAGAGCATCTAAGGTATTGGATGCTATGAAAAAGTTGCCAACGTTTGAAGAAATGACAATGGAATCGTTGTACGACTTGTATCCAGAGCAAGCGCTAGATCCGGTGAAAAGGCCAACATTTTGGCCTCACGACGAAGAAAGCCAGCTCGGATATGTAATCAAGCAAAAAGTGACGAAGTAGTgtcaataaattgtaatattattcctttttaaatattttctaatgcTGTATAGGTACAGTACGTACGCATTATCAATAAATAGATGTTTAcgtttgaatattaaatgtattacgTAAAAGGggcatgttttaaattaaatgttttgtatacaACTAGATAATTATTCTCGGAATAACAGTGAATGCTTCGACATCACAAGAATCCGGAGCAATCGAGTCCGAGCGAGTGAATTATCGTCTATGGGTGCATAAAAGGGCTGCACTCGTCTATATTTAGTGTTCAGGGTCGCTGCCGAGACATCAGCCAAGAAGTCGCGCGTGGCAAATTGTGACTGATGATAGGATTGAGTTACTGGATTTAAAGTTCATCATTCACTAATTAAAGGAATCGTTTCATTGACCGTTTGccctaaaattttaaacaagaaCAAACAGAAGTGGccaaaacctttttaaaaaataaactcatCTCTTATTTAAATCACCGAGACTTGAAAGACAAGTTTAAGAAC contains:
- the LOC123716052 gene encoding ATP synthase subunit d, mitochondrial-like — translated: MSKRFTKQSIDWAQLQKLVPPDEKGKFLAFKAKADAYLRRVNANPPELPKIDWKKYQSLVPVAGMVEKFQKEYEAYKVPYPEDKLSATIDEQWKSLEPQIKAYCDEREHDIKEASKVLDAMKKLPTFEEMTMESLYDLYPEQALDPVKRPTFWPHDEESQLGYVIKQKVTK